CGGCATTCGGCCAGTGCGGTGCCGTCAATCACATCGGTGCTGAGGCCGACGTTGCGATAAGCACGCGGCAACTTCAATCCGTCGTGACGGGAACTCTTGATCGCTTCGTGCGTGCCCGCCGTCGTGTAAGCACTCTTGCGGGTCATGAACAATTGTCCGCAACCGGATGCGTACGACGGATGCGTGCTCGATCGCATTCGCACCAATGGCAAGAACCCAAGGAGGATGTAGTGCATCAGGGGGATGATCCACTTTTCCAACCACGTTCCCGTCTCTTGGTGCGGAAACGCGCTCAACAAATCAACGCCCGTTTTATCCTGGCGACGCGTTAGTGCCCAAAGCGTGCCCGGCGACAAACGAACGTCGGCATCCAGGAACACCATTCGGTCGTGAGTTGCGGCAGCGGCCAATTGGAAGCATGCATGCTGCTTGCCGTTCCATGCCTTGGGTAGAGCCTCGCTTTCGATCAACCGAACTCGGGAATCCGATGCGGCCATTTTACGAACGACAGTGGCTGTTTCATCGGTCGAATGATCGTCCAGTACCACGATCTCGACTTCGACGCCGTGGCTGGCAAGCGCCGCCGACACACTTTTGGCGATCGCCGATTCTTCGTCGCGCGCGGGAATCAGCACCGAAACGCGGCGATCCCGATCGGACTCCATCGGCGCGTGTGCAGCGAAATCGGTTTCGTCGACACAAAAAAGCGGCAGATTCGTCATGAACATCGCTAGCGGAATCATGGCTAGAACGAGTCCGAGGATGGAGAGCACCAAGATCATTCGAACTGGTTTCCGTGTTGGGCGCGAAAGCGTTTTCCGGTTGCCCAAGATTTGATTCGCCGAAAAAAGTCATATGTTCCTCCGGCACCGCGGCGACCGGACAACACGTTGTCAAACGGTTCGCTGGATCGAATGATGGACGACTGTGACAGTCGGCTTTGGTTTTCTCGCAAAGCCGCGGTCAACAATTCGTTCCAAGCCGCTTTGTCGATGCCGACGTGATCGCCAATTCGGATCGGTTCGCCGAGCCGGGCCATGCAAACGGGCAATCGCTCGTCCCAGAAAACGTACTCGAGTGCCAACGGCAAAGCCCAACCGCCCGAACGCTTCGAGCACAGGTGCGCCAGCCCCGGCATCAGCGGCGCCGTGTCATCGCGAGCATCACAGAACCGGCCTTCGGGTGTCATCCAAATGGCGGTGTTGGGCGTATCGAGAATTCGCTTACTCGTTTTCAAAAACGCAGCCGCGCCGCTGGCGTGATTCAACTCGACACCATAGAAACCCAGCTTCCCAAACACTTTGTATTGAGCCAAGGCCGACGCATCGATCGGCGCGAAAAACTGGCGTTCGGGGAACAGCGTCCGGTTCAAGTAATGCGCGACCAACGGGTCCCACCAAGACGGATGGTTGCCAAACACGACAAGCGGTTCGCCGTTACAAACGCTTGCACCGGATCTTGAATCTCGATCAACCGCGACGGCGTGGAAATGCCGACCGAGATAGGGTTTCAGGAAGCGGTGAAATCCGTCTTGGAACCAACCCGGAACAACGGGCACACCGTCGCTTGAATCATTCACGCGGGTTGATGCCATCGGTTCTATTGCTTTGCCGTCGCGGGACGACCCAGGATTTCCGCCATGCGAAAAAACGGGCGATTCTTACTACTTGAAAACGATCGATTGGGGTCTACCACAAGCATACCGCACCACAACGGCGGTGGATTTGATTGCACACCTGAGGGTCGATTCGCAAGCACTTCGCGAACTCGCGTAGGTAGTTCGCTTCCAATTGAGTATCGACGTCGATCGCCATCAACGAAACCTGGTAAACCTCGTATTCCATGCCGCGCGGCAGATCATGGATGAAGGCATGGACATCGTGACGTCGCCCGAACTCTCGCCTCAGGAACGCCACCTCATCCGGGTCGAGCGGTTGAAGTTGGTCGACGATACGATCCTGTTCGAGTTTGTCGATTCGTCCGTCGGATTGTGCGGCCATTACCATCGCTTCGATCAAGATTTCGGCGCGGCGGTGATACCCCAGGCCGCTGTGGTGATCATGGTGGTGGTCGCCGTGCCGCGGTTGTGGAGCATGGCGAACGGTCGGCGGTTGATACTCGGGACGTTGCACCCACTGGCTCGCCTGCGGTGCGAGCCGGCCGCCACCTCGGTGGTGGCGATGAACGCCGTCGCGGACGATGTCTTGAAAGGGTTGTTGAAATCGAGGATCGAACCGCGGATCGACCTGGCGCGGATCAGCTAGCCTGGGATCAGCTAGCCTGGGATCAACAGCGTCGTCATGGCGTTGACGTTGCTGGCGGGGATGATCACCGGCATTGGAGTCTGCGATTCCGTTGAGGATTTGTCCCAGGACGGCGCCATTGCCGCCGGTGCGCGCTGCTCGCTGGCTGAGCAAACCGCCGAGTATCTTGACTGCGTCCATCGATCGCTCCGATTCACCGTAGTGTTCAAGAAGAGTGTGGCCACTGTATCGGCCTGGCGCGTGTCGCCATTGAGTCATTTGTCTATTTCGGAGTATAGCGAATGGCCAAGGTCGGCGCTTTACCGCTGGTCGATTCGCCGACGAGGCGTCAAACTCCCGTTGGCTTGCTGCGTTCTTTGCAAGTTTCTGTTCATTGAAAATAAAGGCCGAAC
Above is a window of Rubripirellula tenax DNA encoding:
- a CDS encoding lysophospholipid acyltransferase family protein, coding for MASTRVNDSSDGVPVVPGWFQDGFHRFLKPYLGRHFHAVAVDRDSRSGASVCNGEPLVVFGNHPSWWDPLVAHYLNRTLFPERQFFAPIDASALAQYKVFGKLGFYGVELNHASGAAAFLKTSKRILDTPNTAIWMTPEGRFCDARDDTAPLMPGLAHLCSKRSGGWALPLALEYVFWDERLPVCMARLGEPIRIGDHVGIDKAAWNELLTAALRENQSRLSQSSIIRSSEPFDNVLSGRRGAGGTYDFFRRIKSWATGKRFRAQHGNQFE
- a CDS encoding DUF533 domain-containing protein, whose product is MTQWRHAPGRYSGHTLLEHYGESERSMDAVKILGGLLSQRAARTGGNGAVLGQILNGIADSNAGDHPRQQRQRHDDAVDPRLADPRLADPRQVDPRFDPRFQQPFQDIVRDGVHRHHRGGGRLAPQASQWVQRPEYQPPTVRHAPQPRHGDHHHDHHSGLGYHRRAEILIEAMVMAAQSDGRIDKLEQDRIVDQLQPLDPDEVAFLRREFGRRHDVHAFIHDLPRGMEYEVYQVSLMAIDVDTQLEANYLREFAKCLRIDPQVCNQIHRRCGAVCLW
- a CDS encoding glycosyltransferase family 2 protein gives rise to the protein MILVLSILGLVLAMIPLAMFMTNLPLFCVDETDFAAHAPMESDRDRRVSVLIPARDEESAIAKSVSAALASHGVEVEIVVLDDHSTDETATVVRKMAASDSRVRLIESEALPKAWNGKQHACFQLAAAATHDRMVFLDADVRLSPGTLWALTRRQDKTGVDLLSAFPHQETGTWLEKWIIPLMHYILLGFLPLVRMRSSTHPSYASGCGQLFMTRKSAYTTAGTHEAIKSSRHDGLKLPRAYRNVGLSTDVIDGTALAECRMYTDASQVVRGVLKNAVEGIANPRLIVPFSVLLVGGSVLPIVTLAAAIAGGKSIAVFVSIAGVIAGHLPRAIAAKRLRQPIAGVLFHSVAVTIFVFLQWIALVNHLCGRQVAWRGRNET